From the genome of Rhizobium binae, one region includes:
- a CDS encoding MFS transporter — MRRERPFLALAAAETLSLSGTRLSTIAIPWLVLSTTGSPVLTGLTAMMEMLPYVVAKALGGPLIDRVGPKRIAVCCDFASVAVVALVPLLDFFGLLGMPALLPVVFAMGMLRGPSDAAKQAMVPDIAALAEVPLERVTGVVSAIERLASTAGAAGAGALIGLIGPGQALLANAATFAAAALIVAASIPSPRRMPRIPGPPGARWGAAASYRDDLSEGWRFLRGDAVLVSIIAMVATTNLLDQAYHAVLLPVWTRDSGNGPEMLGAMFAAFTGASIAGAAIAAVIGERLPRLTVYTVAFLLTGFPRFLVPALDVPLPLVFATLAIAGFASGFLNPILSAVIFERIPKPLTGRVSALNAALCFALIPFGGLVGGALISTIGLAAALLLTGLLYFAATLAPLALKSFRGFDGETAAVTDAPAPRPSGR; from the coding sequence ATGAGAAGGGAGAGGCCCTTCCTGGCGCTCGCCGCGGCCGAGACGCTTTCACTTTCCGGTACGCGGCTTTCCACCATCGCCATTCCCTGGCTGGTGCTGAGCACGACCGGCAGTCCGGTGTTGACGGGCCTGACGGCGATGATGGAAATGCTGCCATATGTCGTTGCCAAGGCCCTCGGCGGACCGCTGATCGATCGAGTCGGGCCGAAGCGCATCGCCGTTTGCTGCGACTTCGCCTCGGTCGCTGTCGTGGCGCTGGTGCCGCTCCTTGATTTCTTCGGCCTGCTCGGCATGCCGGCGCTGCTGCCTGTCGTCTTTGCCATGGGCATGCTGCGCGGGCCGTCCGATGCCGCCAAACAGGCGATGGTTCCCGATATCGCCGCGCTCGCGGAGGTGCCGCTGGAGCGCGTGACCGGTGTTGTCAGCGCGATCGAGCGTCTGGCATCGACGGCCGGTGCTGCCGGGGCCGGCGCCCTGATCGGCCTGATCGGTCCGGGCCAGGCGCTGCTCGCCAACGCCGCCACCTTCGCCGCCGCCGCCCTGATCGTGGCAGCGAGCATACCGAGCCCGCGACGCATGCCCAGAATACCGGGTCCGCCCGGCGCCCGATGGGGCGCAGCAGCGTCCTATCGCGACGATCTCAGCGAAGGCTGGCGTTTTCTGCGCGGTGACGCCGTACTCGTTAGCATCATCGCCATGGTGGCGACCACCAATCTGCTCGACCAGGCCTATCATGCCGTCCTGCTGCCGGTCTGGACGCGGGATTCCGGCAATGGACCGGAAATGCTGGGTGCGATGTTCGCAGCCTTCACCGGCGCCTCCATCGCCGGTGCGGCAATTGCGGCTGTTATCGGCGAACGGCTGCCGCGTCTCACGGTCTACACCGTCGCCTTTCTTCTGACCGGATTTCCGCGCTTTCTGGTGCCCGCGTTGGATGTCCCACTCCCCTTGGTCTTTGCGACCTTGGCCATCGCGGGATTTGCCTCGGGCTTCCTCAATCCGATCCTTTCGGCAGTCATCTTCGAGCGCATCCCCAAGCCGCTGACCGGCCGCGTCAGTGCGCTGAATGCGGCCCTGTGTTTCGCCCTCATCCCCTTCGGCGGCCTCGTCGGCGGTGCCCTGATCAGCACCATCGGTCTTGCTGCAGCGCTGTTGCTTACCGGCCTTCTCTATTTTGCAGCCACGCTCGCTCCCTTGGCGCTGAAGAGCTTCCGCGGTTTCGACGGGGAAACCGCTGCGGTCACCGATGCCCCAGCTCCTCGACCATCAGGTCGATGA
- a CDS encoding SRPBCC family protein → MPEAFVVHREAHIAAPPAAVFALMTDPEKILRWMGTEAQVEPQPGGLYLVNVTGARFARGSFREVVPVHRLAYSFGWDGSEVVPPGSSLVEIDLIEQPDGTLLRLTHSGLPSAEQCASHAEGWAHYLERLTEVAAGRDPGPDPFYGRT, encoded by the coding sequence ATGCCAGAAGCCTTCGTCGTTCACCGCGAAGCGCATATCGCAGCGCCGCCGGCCGCAGTGTTCGCGCTGATGACCGATCCGGAAAAGATTCTGCGCTGGATGGGGACGGAGGCTCAGGTCGAGCCGCAGCCGGGCGGTCTCTATCTCGTTAACGTCACCGGCGCCCGCTTTGCGCGCGGCTCGTTTCGCGAGGTCGTGCCGGTTCACCGCCTTGCCTATAGTTTCGGCTGGGATGGCAGCGAGGTGGTGCCGCCGGGCTCGAGCCTGGTCGAGATCGACCTGATCGAGCAGCCCGATGGGACGCTGCTGCGGCTGACCCATAGCGGTCTGCCGAGCGCCGAGCAGTGCGCCAGCCATGCGGAAGGTTGGGCGCATTATCTCGAGCGGCTGACCGAAGTCGCCGCCGGGCGCGATCCCGGCCCCGATCCGTTTTACGGCAGGACATGA
- a CDS encoding GNAT family N-acetyltransferase, which translates to MSEWASFPPIGRGLGRMLIETTLRAAQEIGFIRVELDVYEDNSRAIALYERMGFVRKGIIRRAARIDGRFIDAIGMSLLFDKDRSA; encoded by the coding sequence ATCTCGGAATGGGCATCCTTCCCGCCTATCGGCAGAGGTCTGGGACGAATGCTCATCGAAACGACATTGAGAGCCGCGCAAGAGATCGGTTTTATCAGGGTTGAACTCGATGTTTACGAAGACAACAGCCGCGCGATCGCTCTCTACGAAAGAATGGGGTTCGTGCGCAAGGGCATAATCCGGCGCGCGGCGCGCATCGACGGCCGGTTCATCGATGCGATCGGCATGTCGCTTTTGTTCGATAAGGATCGGTCGGCATAA
- a CDS encoding 6,7-dimethyl-8-ribityllumazine synthase encodes MTPTRYAFVKAGWHADIVDRALEGFQQLIPAEQIDVFDVPGAFEMPLLSRDLAASGRYGAVIAAAFVVDGGIYRHEFVAQAVVDGLMRAGMDTGVPVLSVSLTPHQYQETEHHTQIYRAHFVEKGREAARAALMIGKTRAALAA; translated from the coding sequence ATGACACCCACCCGTTATGCCTTCGTCAAAGCCGGCTGGCATGCCGATATCGTCGACCGTGCCCTCGAAGGTTTCCAGCAGCTTATTCCAGCTGAGCAGATCGACGTGTTCGATGTACCGGGCGCCTTCGAAATGCCGCTGCTGTCGCGTGATCTCGCGGCCAGCGGCCGCTATGGCGCCGTCATCGCCGCCGCCTTCGTCGTCGACGGCGGCATTTACCGCCACGAATTCGTCGCCCAGGCCGTCGTCGACGGGCTGATGCGCGCCGGCATGGACACCGGCGTGCCGGTGCTGTCCGTTTCGCTGACGCCCCATCAGTATCAGGAGACGGAACACCACACCCAGATCTACCGCGCGCACTTCGTCGAGAAGGGCCGCGAGGCGGCGCGGGCCGCCCTGATGATCGGCAAAACGCGCGCCGCTCTCGCTGCATAA
- a CDS encoding LysR family transcriptional regulator, whose amino-acid sequence MPRTNLNDILIFMAVVDAGSFIAGGQAMGLSRSAAGKAVIRLEDRLGARLLNRTTRRLSLTDEGRVFYEHGLEVLASVDVAEASVVGQSGAPRGVLRLTVPDAFGRLVVLPIVEKYLLAWPDIQVEVSFTDRKADIVEEGYDLAIRIGAIPSTSDTRLVSRVIAADKARLCASPSYLADRGEPHHIDDLAAHECLFFSSGDQRQGWRFRGEGGAWVKARGRSRLRLDSGEAIRDAAVAGLGIALLPDFVVAGDLAAGHLRHVLPKLETDEAKIVALYPDKRQQESRVRRFIDLMVEELGHR is encoded by the coding sequence ATGCCGCGTACGAACCTCAACGATATCCTGATCTTCATGGCCGTCGTCGATGCCGGAAGCTTCATCGCCGGCGGCCAGGCCATGGGCCTGTCCCGATCGGCAGCGGGAAAGGCCGTCATCCGCCTGGAAGATCGCCTCGGCGCGCGCCTGCTCAACCGCACCACGAGAAGGCTGAGCCTGACCGACGAAGGCCGGGTATTCTATGAACACGGGCTGGAAGTTCTCGCGTCGGTCGACGTGGCGGAAGCGAGCGTGGTGGGTCAGAGCGGCGCGCCACGGGGCGTTCTCAGGCTCACCGTTCCCGATGCCTTCGGGCGGCTCGTCGTGCTGCCCATTGTCGAAAAATATCTTCTGGCCTGGCCCGACATCCAGGTCGAGGTGAGCTTCACCGATCGCAAGGCCGACATCGTCGAAGAAGGTTACGATCTGGCGATCCGGATCGGCGCGATTCCGTCGACATCCGACACCCGGCTGGTCTCACGCGTCATCGCCGCCGACAAGGCGCGGCTCTGCGCCTCGCCGTCCTACCTCGCCGACCGTGGCGAACCGCACCACATTGACGATCTTGCCGCCCATGAGTGCCTGTTTTTTTCCAGCGGCGATCAACGGCAAGGCTGGCGCTTTCGCGGCGAAGGCGGAGCCTGGGTCAAGGCGCGGGGGCGCAGCCGCCTGAGGCTCGACAGCGGCGAGGCGATCCGCGACGCCGCCGTCGCGGGCCTCGGCATCGCTCTCCTGCCCGACTTTGTCGTCGCCGGCGATCTCGCCGCCGGCCATCTCCGCCATGTCCTGCCGAAGCTCGAAACCGACGAGGCCAAGATCGTGGCCCTCTATCCCGACAAGCGCCAGCAGGAATCGCGGGTGCGCCGCTTCATCGACCTGATGGTCGAGGAGCTGGGGCATCGGTGA
- a CDS encoding helix-turn-helix domain-containing protein — translation MDSLITAAARALASGDALGALKRVALRDDAPALALRGIAMAQLGDLVRAKALLKGAARAFGPREAVARARCVVAEAEIALASRDLIWPVKALEAARATLQARGDRVNAAHAGNIAIRRLVLIGRLDEAERALGALDPTPLPPALRTAHELVASGIAVRRLRTEAARASLERARLSAQQADIPALTAEVEAAARVLDMPAARLISPDGERPLLLHEVEALFSGETLVVDACRHVVRKGDTVVPLATRPVLFALARALAEAWPGDVVRGALIARAFRGKHADESHRARLRVEIGRLRAALQGLAEVSATKRGFHLTPRGAGEIAVLAPLVEGPHAAVLAFLADGEAWSTSALSIALGASPRTVQRALDVLAGEGKAQSLGRGRARRWLSPPLATFPTILLLPGPLPSD, via the coding sequence ATGGACTCGCTGATCACCGCCGCCGCGCGGGCACTGGCATCTGGGGACGCGCTCGGCGCGCTGAAGCGGGTGGCGCTGCGCGACGATGCGCCGGCGCTGGCGCTGCGCGGCATCGCCATGGCACAACTCGGCGATCTCGTCCGCGCCAAGGCGCTGTTGAAGGGTGCGGCGCGCGCCTTCGGCCCGCGCGAGGCGGTCGCCCGCGCCCGCTGCGTCGTCGCCGAGGCCGAGATCGCGCTCGCCTCTCGCGACCTCATCTGGCCGGTCAAGGCGCTGGAGGCGGCGCGGGCAACGCTTCAGGCCCGCGGCGACAGGGTCAATGCCGCCCATGCCGGCAATATCGCCATCCGCCGGCTGGTGCTGATCGGTCGGCTCGATGAGGCCGAGCGAGCGCTCGGCGCGCTCGACCCGACGCCGTTGCCGCCGGCCTTGCGGACCGCCCATGAGCTCGTGGCATCCGGCATCGCGGTTCGTCGACTCCGGACCGAGGCGGCGCGCGCGTCGCTCGAGCGCGCAAGGCTTTCGGCGCAGCAAGCAGATATCCCGGCGCTGACGGCGGAGGTCGAAGCCGCCGCTCGTGTGCTCGACATGCCGGCGGCGCGGCTGATTTCACCTGACGGCGAGCGCCCGCTGCTGCTTCACGAGGTGGAGGCGCTGTTTTCCGGGGAGACGCTGGTCGTCGATGCTTGCCGCCATGTCGTGCGCAAGGGGGATACCGTCGTGCCGCTGGCGACGCGGCCGGTGCTTTTCGCCCTTGCCCGCGCGCTTGCCGAGGCATGGCCTGGCGATGTCGTGCGCGGTGCGCTGATCGCGCGTGCCTTCCGCGGGAAGCATGCCGATGAATCGCATCGCGCCCGGCTGCGCGTCGAGATCGGCCGGCTGCGCGCCGCCCTGCAGGGCCTTGCGGAGGTTTCGGCGACGAAGCGCGGCTTTCACCTCACGCCGCGCGGCGCCGGCGAGATCGCGGTGCTGGCACCGCTCGTCGAAGGACCACATGCGGCGGTGCTCGCCTTTCTGGCCGATGGCGAGGCGTGGTCGACTTCGGCGCTGTCGATCGCGCTCGGCGCGAGCCCGCGCACCGTGCAGCGGGCGCTGGATGTGCTGGCCGGGGAGGGCAAGGCGCAATCGCTCGGGCGCGGGCGGGCGCGCCGCTGGCTGAGCCCGCCACTCGCAACTTTCCCGACGATCTTGTTACTCCCCGGTCCGCTGCCGAGCGACTAA
- a CDS encoding Vgb family protein, protein MKKSAATILREYGPFPGADRVNGVTFDGRHVWFASGDRLNALDPESGEVVRSIEVASHAGTAFDGEFLYQIAEDVIHKIDPKTGRILSTIPAPGNGGDSGLAWAEGTLWVGQHRGRRIHQIDPETGKILRTIESNRVVTGVTWVDGQLWHGTWEGDDSDVRRIDPDSGDVLERLDMPEGAGVSGLESDGADRFFCGGGGSGRIRAVRRPG, encoded by the coding sequence ATGAAGAAATCGGCTGCAACGATCCTGCGTGAATACGGGCCTTTTCCCGGCGCTGACCGCGTCAACGGCGTCACCTTCGACGGCCGGCACGTCTGGTTCGCCTCGGGTGACAGGCTGAACGCGCTCGATCCGGAAAGCGGCGAGGTGGTGCGTTCGATCGAGGTCGCCTCCCATGCCGGAACGGCCTTCGACGGTGAATTCCTCTATCAGATCGCCGAGGATGTCATCCACAAGATCGACCCGAAGACCGGCCGCATCCTTTCCACCATCCCCGCGCCCGGCAATGGCGGCGATTCCGGCCTTGCCTGGGCCGAGGGCACGCTCTGGGTCGGCCAGCATCGCGGCCGCAGGATCCACCAGATCGATCCAGAGACCGGCAAGATCCTGCGCACCATCGAATCCAACCGCGTCGTGACCGGCGTCACCTGGGTCGACGGCCAGCTCTGGCACGGCACTTGGGAAGGCGACGACAGCGACGTCAGGCGCATCGATCCCGATAGCGGAGACGTGCTGGAACGGCTGGATATGCCGGAAGGCGCCGGCGTCTCCGGCCTCGAATCCGACGGCGCCGACCGCTTCTTCTGCGGCGGAGGGGGCAGCGGTAGAATACGGGCGGTGCGCCGGCCGGGGTAA
- a CDS encoding LLM class flavin-dependent oxidoreductase, which yields MKKIGFLSFGHWTPSPQSQTRSAGDALLQSIDLAVAAEELGADGAYFRVHHFARQLAAPFPLLAAVGARTSRIEIGTAVIDMRYENPLYMAEDAGAADLIAGERLQLGISRGSPEQVIDGWRHFGYGPPEGQSDADMARRHAEVFLQVLGGEGFAKPNPRPMFPNPPGLLRLEPHSEGLRERIWWGASSNATAVWAAKLGMNLQSSTLKDDETGEPFHVQQAAQIRAYREAWKEAGHTRQPRVSVSRSIFALVDERDRAYFGYGGDEGDKIGFIDEKTRAIFGRSYAAEPDVLIRQLAEDEAIAEADTLLLTVPNQLGVAYNAHVIEAILTHVAPALGWR from the coding sequence ATGAAAAAGATCGGATTCCTTTCGTTCGGGCATTGGACGCCCTCGCCGCAATCGCAGACGCGCTCGGCGGGCGACGCGCTGCTGCAGTCGATCGACCTTGCCGTCGCAGCCGAGGAACTCGGCGCCGATGGAGCCTATTTCCGTGTACATCATTTCGCCCGCCAGCTGGCCGCCCCCTTCCCGCTGCTGGCCGCTGTCGGCGCGAGAACCAGCCGGATCGAGATCGGCACCGCCGTCATCGACATGCGCTACGAGAACCCGCTCTATATGGCCGAGGATGCCGGTGCCGCCGACCTGATCGCCGGCGAGCGGTTGCAGCTCGGCATCAGCCGCGGCTCGCCCGAGCAGGTAATCGACGGCTGGCGTCATTTCGGCTATGGCCCGCCAGAAGGCCAGAGCGATGCCGACATGGCGCGGCGCCACGCGGAAGTCTTCCTTCAAGTGCTGGGCGGCGAAGGTTTTGCCAAGCCGAACCCGCGGCCGATGTTTCCCAATCCGCCTGGCCTCCTGCGTCTCGAACCGCATTCAGAGGGCCTGCGCGAGCGGATCTGGTGGGGCGCCAGCTCCAACGCCACCGCCGTCTGGGCGGCAAAACTCGGCATGAACCTGCAGAGTTCGACGCTGAAGGACGACGAGACGGGCGAACCCTTCCACGTCCAGCAGGCCGCCCAGATCCGCGCTTATCGCGAGGCCTGGAAGGAAGCCGGCCATACCCGCCAGCCGCGCGTCTCGGTCAGCCGCAGCATTTTTGCGCTGGTTGATGAGCGCGACCGCGCCTATTTCGGCTATGGCGGCGATGAAGGCGACAAGATCGGCTTCATCGACGAGAAGACCCGGGCGATCTTCGGCCGCAGCTACGCCGCCGAGCCGGACGTGCTGATCCGGCAGCTCGCCGAAGACGAGGCGATCGCCGAGGCCGACACGCTGCTGCTCACCGTGCCCAACCAGCTGGGCGTTGCCTACAACGCCCATGTGATCGAAGCGATCCTCACCCACGTCGCCCCGGCGCTCGGCTGGCGCTGA
- a CDS encoding GCG_CRPN prefix-to-repeats domain-containing protein, translated as MKVLLIAAAVLAGSLSIGTAEAMPTGTFKVQSNVTQVDYACGRGWHLTRWGECRRNWGGPPPVAFYGGPPRWGWERRHHHHWDGPRWREERRWDRDRRWDD; from the coding sequence ATGAAGGTACTTTTGATCGCGGCTGCCGTGCTCGCTGGCAGCCTCTCGATTGGCACAGCTGAGGCGATGCCGACCGGGACATTCAAAGTTCAGAGCAATGTCACACAGGTCGACTATGCCTGTGGTCGCGGTTGGCATCTGACGCGCTGGGGTGAATGCCGGCGCAACTGGGGAGGCCCGCCACCGGTCGCCTTCTATGGTGGTCCGCCGCGCTGGGGCTGGGAACGGCGGCATCACCACCATTGGGATGGTCCGCGCTGGCGCGAGGAGCGGCGTTGGGACCGTGACCGTCGCTGGGACGATTAA
- a CDS encoding GNAT family N-acetyltransferase: MGAGALDMSSVRIEPIAPAHIDSFHRALDTVAREKKYLSMLEATPLPQTREFVIGMTAKGNPQFVALIADEVVGWCDISRHYFPSHAHRGNLGMGILPAYRQRSGTNAHRNDIESRARDRFYQG, from the coding sequence ATGGGCGCAGGAGCGTTGGATATGTCGAGCGTCAGGATCGAACCGATCGCTCCCGCCCATATCGATAGCTTTCATCGCGCGCTCGACACCGTCGCACGGGAGAAGAAATACCTTTCGATGTTGGAAGCAACTCCCTTGCCGCAGACCCGCGAGTTCGTGATCGGCATGACTGCCAAAGGCAACCCGCAGTTCGTTGCCTTGATTGCAGACGAGGTCGTTGGCTGGTGCGACATCAGCCGGCATTACTTCCCATCGCACGCCCATCGCGGAAATCTCGGAATGGGCATCCTTCCCGCCTATCGGCAGAGGTCTGGGACGAATGCTCATCGAAACGACATTGAGAGCCGCGCAAGAGATCGGTTTTATCAGGGTTGA
- a CDS encoding adenylate/guanylate cyclase domain-containing protein yields the protein MDLPSSLAWLVDEAADSPGPERFLAELGRRLLSDGLPLAGGALTLSVPHPIIARRTWLWRAETGAVIEALAFAAAPPVEAGREWLAVLGPVWEERIEASPESPLLGWAGIGNGARTGAFGPAEADRLREVARFAAAPLSALAAREARAALLEAYLGRRSAARVQAGALARGTGETIRAAVLCADLRDFTALSEVTEPHAMIATLDAWFDRVAGAVHAFGGEVLKFIGDGVLAIFPVAAESGKAQGDRDACEAALRAIAASRAGMAHLDQVRRAQGLAPLPFGAALHFGEILWGNIGAADRLDFTAIGPVVNLVSRLEGLCKPLGRSVLISGAVAANTSAPLVPLGEHALRGIADPCAVFTLPEG from the coding sequence ATGGATCTGCCTTCCTCCCTTGCCTGGCTGGTTGACGAGGCCGCTGACTCGCCCGGTCCCGAACGGTTCCTCGCCGAGCTTGGGCGCCGGCTGCTTTCAGACGGTCTGCCGCTTGCCGGCGGCGCGCTGACGCTCTCGGTGCCGCATCCGATCATCGCGCGGCGCACCTGGCTGTGGCGGGCGGAGACTGGGGCCGTTATCGAGGCGCTGGCCTTCGCTGCGGCCCCGCCGGTCGAGGCCGGGCGCGAGTGGCTGGCCGTGCTCGGTCCGGTCTGGGAGGAAAGGATAGAAGCCTCGCCGGAGAGCCCGCTGCTTGGCTGGGCGGGTATCGGCAATGGGGCTAGGACGGGCGCTTTCGGCCCGGCCGAGGCGGATCGTCTGCGCGAGGTGGCGCGCTTTGCCGCCGCCCCGCTTTCCGCCCTTGCTGCGCGGGAGGCGCGGGCCGCCCTGCTCGAAGCCTATCTCGGCCGGCGCAGTGCCGCGCGGGTGCAGGCCGGGGCTCTTGCCCGCGGCACCGGGGAGACCATCCGCGCAGCCGTTCTCTGCGCCGACCTGCGCGACTTTACCGCGCTCTCCGAGGTGACGGAGCCGCACGCGATGATCGCGACGCTCGATGCCTGGTTCGACCGCGTCGCCGGCGCCGTGCACGCCTTCGGCGGCGAGGTGCTGAAATTCATCGGCGACGGGGTGCTGGCGATCTTCCCGGTCGCGGCTGAGTCAGGCAAGGCTCAGGGGGACCGTGACGCCTGCGAGGCGGCGCTGCGGGCCATCGCCGCCAGCCGCGCCGGCATGGCCCATCTCGACCAGGTGCGCCGGGCGCAAGGGCTGGCGCCGCTGCCCTTCGGCGCCGCGCTGCATTTCGGCGAGATCCTGTGGGGCAACATCGGCGCCGCCGACCGGCTGGATTTCACTGCCATCGGCCCTGTCGTCAATCTCGTCAGCCGCCTCGAAGGGCTCTGCAAGCCGCTCGGCCGCAGCGTGCTGATCTCGGGGGCAGTGGCGGCGAACACATCGGCGCCGCTCGTGCCGCTCGGAGAACACGCCTTGCGCGGGATCGCCGATCCTTGTGCGGTCTTCACCCTGCCCGAGGGTTGA
- a CDS encoding sensor histidine kinase: protein MKVRLTSHITLVLVTLTCAAAMLLCGFAWLAAVKVDDFYLRRQADFVAQGLEEQINALPREQESVTKWDDAFLYAKQRNHEWLLDNVGRWTSRYFGHDRTYIFDDSNRLMFAFRDGADAMPPRLGSDDGEEMTALAGEMRAALLEPKKPGGEPLGQMARVRTLMIGSRPAITSARPILPSSTRMQIEAGQEFIAISVKFIDATAVERIAHYARLEGMHLAASKSGARAQVPVSSHGGGTVGHLVWKPIRPGLMLLQQIAPAGLGCLALLIAAVFWLGRGLHRTSLTLIDSQAELTHHRNHLEEIVADRTAEIERQRAELDRLLAHERQVNALQRQFVAMASHEFRTPLAIIDAAAQRLCRSTTNVSGDYVREKAGVIRSAVVRMVDLMESILASGRLETGQIILKRSEGDLKALLAGCCDRQRELSRSHVFHLDLELMPDVMTFDRSAMEQVFSNLISNAVKYSPNAPDIYVRARVDEKMVEIAIADSGIGMDADDLPKLFQPYYRARSATGIAGTGIGLNLVKQVVELHGGSVEVTSELGKGTTFTISLPIEILLSDQQVAA, encoded by the coding sequence TTGAAGGTCAGGCTCACATCGCACATTACCCTGGTCCTGGTGACACTCACCTGCGCGGCGGCCATGTTGCTGTGCGGATTTGCGTGGCTTGCCGCGGTGAAGGTCGATGATTTCTACCTGCGCCGACAGGCGGACTTCGTGGCCCAGGGATTAGAAGAGCAGATCAACGCGCTTCCCCGGGAGCAGGAAAGCGTCACCAAATGGGACGACGCCTTCCTTTATGCCAAGCAGCGGAACCACGAATGGCTGCTCGACAATGTCGGCCGCTGGACCAGCCGGTATTTCGGGCACGACAGAACCTACATCTTCGACGATAGCAACCGCCTGATGTTTGCGTTTCGCGACGGAGCCGACGCCATGCCGCCGCGCCTCGGTAGCGATGACGGCGAGGAAATGACGGCATTGGCCGGCGAGATGCGGGCTGCTCTCCTCGAGCCCAAAAAGCCCGGCGGCGAACCGCTTGGCCAGATGGCCAGGGTTCGCACGCTGATGATCGGCAGCAGGCCGGCGATTACGAGCGCGCGTCCCATTCTGCCGAGCTCGACAAGGATGCAAATCGAGGCGGGCCAGGAGTTCATCGCCATCTCGGTCAAGTTCATCGACGCAACGGCCGTCGAAAGGATCGCCCACTATGCGCGGCTCGAAGGGATGCATCTTGCCGCGTCGAAGAGCGGCGCGCGAGCGCAGGTGCCTGTATCCTCTCATGGCGGCGGTACGGTCGGCCATCTTGTCTGGAAGCCGATCCGGCCGGGCCTCATGTTGCTTCAGCAGATCGCGCCGGCCGGGCTCGGCTGCCTTGCGCTGCTGATCGCCGCGGTGTTCTGGCTTGGGCGGGGACTGCATCGCACGTCGCTGACTCTGATCGACAGCCAGGCTGAGCTCACCCACCACCGTAATCACCTGGAAGAGATAGTGGCCGATCGGACGGCCGAAATCGAAAGGCAAAGGGCGGAGCTGGACCGCCTGCTGGCACACGAACGACAGGTGAACGCGCTCCAGCGCCAGTTCGTCGCCATGGCGTCGCACGAATTTCGAACCCCGCTTGCCATCATCGATGCCGCTGCCCAGCGGCTCTGCCGCTCGACAACCAATGTCAGCGGCGACTACGTTCGCGAAAAAGCCGGGGTGATCCGAAGCGCGGTGGTGCGCATGGTCGATCTGATGGAGAGCATTCTCGCCAGCGGTCGGCTGGAAACCGGACAGATCATCCTGAAGCGGAGCGAAGGCGATCTGAAGGCCCTGCTCGCCGGCTGCTGTGACAGACAGCGCGAGCTCAGCCGCTCGCACGTCTTCCATCTCGATCTCGAGCTGATGCCTGACGTAATGACTTTCGATCGCAGCGCGATGGAACAGGTCTTCAGCAACCTGATTTCTAATGCGGTCAAATATTCGCCCAATGCGCCTGACATTTATGTTCGCGCTCGGGTTGACGAAAAGATGGTGGAAATCGCCATTGCCGACAGTGGCATCGGCATGGATGCGGATGATCTGCCCAAGCTGTTCCAACCCTACTACCGGGCTCGCAGCGCCACGGGCATTGCCGGAAC
- a CDS encoding ArsR/SmtB family transcription factor produces MKSPRPQPSTDAAASRSVSRVVPEPAALKALAHPVRLRMLGMLRIDGPATATQLAARLGLNSGATSYHLRQLAQYGFIEEAPHASRRDRWWRASHELTSVPPREAEGEGLDLDLAFNQAALSVQVGQMQQALEEYAELPAEWRKATAADDIIIPMTAAQAEALTKRLTDIILEAMRAAPPLGEAASQQPDMVPFYVMLHAFPYPGRIPHRDGDGGP; encoded by the coding sequence ATGAAAAGCCCGCGCCCTCAGCCTTCCACAGATGCTGCTGCTTCCCGGTCCGTCAGCCGGGTCGTGCCCGAACCGGCTGCGCTGAAGGCGCTGGCGCATCCTGTCCGGCTGCGCATGCTCGGCATGCTCCGGATCGACGGTCCTGCCACGGCGACGCAGCTCGCTGCACGGCTCGGCTTGAACAGCGGTGCGACGAGCTATCATCTGCGCCAGCTCGCCCAATACGGCTTCATCGAGGAAGCGCCGCATGCCTCGCGGCGTGACCGCTGGTGGCGCGCGAGCCACGAGCTGACCTCGGTGCCGCCGCGCGAAGCCGAGGGTGAAGGGCTCGATCTCGATCTTGCCTTCAACCAGGCCGCTCTCTCCGTGCAGGTCGGCCAGATGCAGCAGGCGCTGGAGGAATATGCCGAGCTGCCGGCCGAATGGCGCAAGGCTACGGCTGCCGACGACATCATTATTCCGATGACGGCGGCACAGGCCGAAGCCCTGACGAAACGGCTGACCGATATCATCCTGGAGGCGATGCGGGCGGCGCCGCCGCTGGGCGAGGCGGCGTCTCAGCAACCCGACATGGTTCCTTTCTATGTCATGCTGCACGCCTTCCCCTATCCGGGCCGGATTCCGCATCGCGATGGGGATGGTGGGCCATGA